From Pseudomonas hefeiensis, one genomic window encodes:
- a CDS encoding type II and III secretion system protein family protein: MSYRTLPALKQLIHGLFWMGLGLEAAQAATANCSQLDNLPATFEVGQGLQNELRILAPVTKLAVGDPKIADVQPSGSDAFILTGLAPGATSLMVWTACSKIPRQSMIFVKGRATTALTSAANVPSEDPMLLAQVQTDIRFVEVSRTKLKEASTSIFGSRGNFLFGAPRTLPTIGGVVRPSLPVNNDMFNLSFATGQTLLMINALEGSGFAYTLARPSLVALSGQSASFLAGGEVPIPVPSAGSDNVSIEYKEFGIRLTLTPTVIGTNRIMLKVAPEVSELDFTNAVNIAGTLVPALTVRRTDTSIALADGESFVISGLISTRNASQVNKLPGLGDIPILGAFFRDNSINREERELLMIVTPHLVQPLAADAQLPTLPGEQLRNYDPSFYRMYFLENGEFDNRNGLSQ, translated from the coding sequence ATGAGCTATCGTACCCTGCCCGCTTTAAAGCAATTGATCCATGGTCTGTTCTGGATGGGCCTCGGCCTGGAAGCGGCCCAGGCCGCCACGGCAAATTGTTCTCAGTTGGACAATTTGCCAGCGACCTTCGAGGTTGGCCAAGGGCTTCAGAACGAACTGCGTATCCTGGCCCCCGTAACGAAGCTGGCGGTGGGTGACCCGAAGATTGCCGACGTACAACCCAGCGGCAGCGATGCCTTCATTCTCACGGGCCTGGCGCCGGGCGCCACCAGCCTGATGGTCTGGACAGCATGTTCAAAAATCCCCCGCCAGAGCATGATCTTCGTCAAAGGCAGGGCCACCACGGCACTGACCAGCGCAGCGAACGTACCCTCCGAAGACCCTATGCTGCTCGCCCAGGTGCAGACCGACATCCGTTTCGTCGAAGTCAGCCGGACCAAGCTTAAGGAAGCCTCAACCTCTATTTTCGGCAGCCGTGGCAACTTCCTGTTCGGCGCACCGAGAACCCTGCCCACCATCGGTGGCGTGGTCCGGCCGTCATTGCCGGTCAATAACGACATGTTCAACCTGTCCTTCGCCACCGGACAAACCCTGCTGATGATCAATGCGCTGGAAGGCAGTGGCTTCGCCTACACCCTGGCGCGGCCGAGTCTTGTGGCCCTGAGCGGGCAAAGCGCGAGCTTCCTGGCCGGCGGCGAAGTGCCGATCCCGGTGCCCAGCGCCGGCAGCGACAACGTGTCCATCGAGTACAAGGAATTCGGGATTCGTCTGACCTTGACGCCCACCGTCATCGGAACAAACCGCATCATGCTCAAGGTGGCACCGGAAGTCAGTGAACTGGACTTCACCAACGCGGTGAACATCGCCGGCACGCTGGTTCCGGCGCTCACCGTACGCCGTACCGATACCAGTATCGCCCTGGCCGATGGCGAAAGCTTCGTCATCAGCGGCCTGATCAGTACGCGTAACGCCTCCCAGGTGAACAAATTGCCGGGGTTAGGTGATATTCCGATTCTCGGCGCTTTCTTTCGCGATAACTCCATCAATCGTGAAGAACGCGAACTGCTGATGATCGTCACGCCGCACCTGGTCCAACCCCTGGCCGCCGACGCACAACTGCCCACGTTGCCGGGCGAACAGCTGCGCAATTACGACCCCAGTTTCTACCGCATGTACTTCCTCGAAAACGGCGAGTTCGACAACCGTAACGGGCTGTCCCAATGA
- a CDS encoding LysR family transcriptional regulator has product MSTNQSLALLAEMAIFVKVVETGSFSEAARQSGLSPSAVSRSISRLEKALATRLLQRTTRKLRLSDGGEEVFKRCREMVAAARSVMEVSGQFTHEAEGRIRVSVPKAVGRFVIHPHMSEFLRRYPKVDVELLLEDRQVDLIDDHVDLALRITDQPPVGLVGRQLLTIDHLLCATPRYLAEHGIPEHPHDLLEHSCIYLGETPHDARWKFRKGTRSVTVGVRGRYAANHTGVRLEAVLQHIGIGSLPYFTARHALEQGLIVQVLADWTFLASYQGGLWLLHSPTRYLPPKLRVFIDYLVECLEKEPTLNTAGHKKGPPD; this is encoded by the coding sequence ATGAGCACAAATCAATCGCTGGCCTTGCTCGCCGAAATGGCCATTTTCGTCAAGGTCGTGGAGACCGGCAGTTTCTCCGAAGCGGCCAGGCAGTCAGGCTTGTCACCGTCGGCTGTCAGCCGCAGCATCTCTCGTCTGGAAAAGGCCTTGGCGACCCGATTGCTGCAACGCACCACCCGCAAGCTGCGCTTGAGCGATGGCGGGGAAGAAGTGTTCAAGCGCTGTCGGGAAATGGTCGCCGCTGCCCGGTCGGTAATGGAAGTCAGCGGCCAGTTCACCCATGAAGCCGAGGGGCGGATCCGGGTCAGCGTGCCCAAGGCGGTGGGACGCTTTGTCATTCATCCCCACATGTCCGAGTTTTTGCGTCGCTACCCCAAGGTCGATGTGGAGTTACTGCTGGAAGATCGGCAGGTCGATCTGATCGATGATCACGTTGACTTGGCTTTACGGATCACCGACCAGCCGCCGGTCGGGCTGGTGGGACGTCAGTTGTTGACCATTGACCACCTGCTCTGCGCCACACCGCGCTACCTGGCCGAGCACGGGATCCCCGAGCATCCCCACGATCTGCTGGAGCACAGCTGCATCTACTTGGGAGAAACCCCGCACGACGCTCGCTGGAAATTCCGGAAAGGCACCAGGTCCGTCACCGTCGGCGTGCGTGGGCGCTATGCCGCCAATCATACGGGCGTGCGGCTGGAGGCTGTTTTGCAGCACATTGGCATCGGCAGCTTGCCGTACTTCACGGCCCGTCATGCGCTGGAGCAAGGGTTGATCGTACAGGTGCTGGCGGATTGGACGTTCCTGGCCTCCTACCAGGGTGGTTTGTGGCTGCTGCATTCGCCAACCCGCTACCTGCCGCCCAAGTTACGGGTGTTCATTGATTATCTGGTGGAGTGCCTGGAGAAAGAGCCCACCTTGAATACGGCGGGCCACAAAAAAGGCCCGCCGGATTAA
- a CDS encoding transglutaminase-like domain-containing protein codes for MQQYLNPSRFIDSDHPAVIEFAETHRGTDRDPQAQAISLYYAVREAVRYNPYTFSRDPQTLRGSYALACGESYCVPKATLLAACARHCGIPARIGLADVRNHLSTARLLELLKSDVFAMHGYTEFYLNGRWVKATPAFNQGLCELFDIAPLEFDGLQDSVFHPFNRQGAKLMEYVTDHGQFADVPEAFFFAHLEKCYPHLFGEQMPHLLGDMQGDLSRG; via the coding sequence ATGCAGCAATACCTGAACCCCAGCCGCTTCATCGACAGCGATCACCCTGCGGTCATCGAGTTCGCCGAAACCCATCGTGGCACTGACCGCGACCCGCAGGCACAAGCAATCAGCCTGTATTACGCGGTGCGCGAGGCCGTGCGCTACAACCCCTATACCTTCAGTCGCGATCCGCAGACCCTGCGTGGCAGTTACGCGCTGGCCTGCGGTGAAAGCTATTGCGTGCCGAAGGCGACCTTGCTGGCCGCCTGCGCTCGCCATTGTGGTATCCCGGCGCGCATCGGTCTGGCGGATGTGCGTAATCACTTGTCCACTGCGCGCCTGCTGGAATTGCTCAAGAGTGACGTGTTCGCCATGCACGGCTATACCGAGTTCTACCTCAACGGGCGCTGGGTCAAGGCCACGCCGGCCTTCAATCAAGGTTTGTGTGAGTTGTTCGACATAGCCCCCCTGGAATTCGATGGCCTCCAAGACAGCGTTTTCCACCCGTTCAATCGCCAGGGCGCCAAGCTGATGGAGTACGTCACCGACCACGGCCAATTCGCCGATGTGCCCGAAGCGTTCTTCTTTGCGCACCTGGAAAAATGTTACCCGCACCTGTTCGGCGAGCAAATGCCGCACCTGCTCGGCGACATGCAGGGCGATTTGAGTCGCGGCTGA
- a CDS encoding tetratricopeptide repeat protein, whose protein sequence is MKAVIAIAATLMLVGCASNGVASRQASCAKPGSDQELALNLADDMANDGRLYASLANLEGLPEDLVQVRLRKARVLRLMGRNEAEPLYQSLLGTCLAADGEHGLGQLAAARHDHASATEHLQRAVKMSPTEGKIRNDLGVVYLNQRRIPEARFEFMTAMELRQSDSLAAFNMVTLLIYQDNWKQAAELANMANLSPKQVADAQARAEKIRGSAPTGVTSPANRLTDMADASSDAVK, encoded by the coding sequence ATGAAAGCAGTGATCGCGATAGCGGCGACCTTGATGCTTGTCGGATGCGCCAGCAATGGTGTGGCTTCGCGCCAGGCCAGTTGCGCCAAGCCCGGATCCGATCAGGAACTGGCGCTGAACCTGGCCGATGACATGGCCAATGATGGTCGTTTGTACGCCAGCCTGGCGAACCTCGAAGGTCTGCCGGAGGATCTGGTGCAGGTCCGCCTGCGCAAGGCGCGCGTGCTGCGCCTGATGGGACGTAATGAAGCAGAGCCGTTGTACCAGAGCCTACTCGGCACTTGCCTGGCCGCCGATGGCGAGCATGGCCTCGGCCAATTGGCGGCGGCCAGACATGATCATGCTAGCGCCACCGAACACCTTCAGCGCGCTGTGAAAATGTCCCCCACCGAAGGGAAAATCCGCAATGACCTGGGGGTTGTCTATCTCAATCAACGACGGATCCCTGAAGCCCGCTTCGAGTTCATGACCGCCATGGAGCTCAGACAGTCAGACTCACTGGCCGCCTTCAACATGGTGACGCTGCTGATTTACCAGGACAACTGGAAGCAGGCAGCCGAACTGGCAAATATGGCCAACCTGAGCCCCAAACAAGTGGCCGATGCTCAAGCTCGGGCGGAAAAAATCAGAGGCTCGGCCCCTACCGGGGTGACGTCACCCGCGAACCGTTTGACCGATATGGCCGACGCCTCATCCGATGCGGTCAAGTAG
- a CDS encoding glutathione S-transferase family protein, which produces MLKIWGRKNSSNVRKALWCAEELGLAYEAIDAGGAFGVVDTPEYRAKNPNGRVPMIEDDGFVLWESNTIVRYLVSRHAPGSAWYPADPQARAMADKWMDWTTSSFADPFRTVFWGVLRTPAEQQDWTAIHAAIKVCDGLLAMADQTLSEQPYLSGDEIGMGDIPLGSFIYAWFEMPIERAALPHLQAWYARLQQRPAYRKAVMTALT; this is translated from the coding sequence ATGCTGAAGATCTGGGGTCGGAAAAATTCATCGAATGTGCGCAAGGCGCTGTGGTGCGCCGAAGAACTGGGGCTGGCCTACGAGGCCATCGACGCGGGCGGTGCGTTCGGCGTGGTGGACACGCCTGAGTATCGTGCAAAGAACCCCAATGGCCGCGTCCCGATGATCGAAGACGACGGTTTCGTGCTTTGGGAGTCCAACACCATCGTGCGTTATCTGGTGTCTCGCCACGCTCCGGGTTCGGCCTGGTATCCGGCAGACCCGCAGGCTCGGGCCATGGCTGATAAGTGGATGGACTGGACCACCTCCTCGTTTGCCGATCCGTTTCGCACCGTGTTCTGGGGTGTGTTGCGCACCCCCGCCGAGCAGCAGGACTGGACGGCGATCCATGCGGCGATCAAGGTCTGCGACGGCTTGCTAGCGATGGCGGACCAGACGTTGAGCGAGCAACCCTACCTTTCGGGGGATGAAATCGGCATGGGCGATATTCCCTTGGGCAGTTTCATTTATGCCTGGTTCGAGATGCCCATCGAACGTGCTGCGCTGCCTCATCTACAGGCCTGGTACGCCCGGCTGCAGCAGCGTCCGGCGTATCGCAAGGCGGTCATGACCGCGTTGACTTAA
- a CDS encoding DUF2062 domain-containing protein, with product MPRRLFKRYMPDPASIREHKSLRFLGSLLHDPNLWHLNRHSVARAMAVGLFAAFLPIPLQMLLAAALAITVRGNIPIAVSLVWLTNPLTMPAVFFCTYQTGAWLMDVPARTLPEELTWEWITNQLSTLWQPFLLGSVVTGLVLGALAYFMTMIYWRWWVARQWRRRKKSRM from the coding sequence ATGCCCCGGCGCCTTTTCAAACGTTACATGCCTGACCCAGCGAGTATTCGGGAACATAAATCCTTACGCTTTCTCGGTTCATTGCTGCACGACCCCAACCTCTGGCACCTCAACCGACACTCGGTGGCTCGGGCGATGGCCGTCGGCCTGTTTGCCGCCTTTTTGCCGATCCCCTTACAGATGCTGTTGGCCGCAGCGCTGGCCATCACGGTACGCGGCAACATACCGATTGCGGTGAGCCTGGTCTGGCTGACCAACCCCCTCACCATGCCCGCCGTGTTTTTCTGCACCTACCAGACCGGGGCCTGGTTGATGGATGTGCCTGCCCGCACGTTACCGGAAGAACTGACCTGGGAATGGATCACCAACCAGCTGTCCACCTTGTGGCAGCCGTTTCTGCTGGGGTCGGTGGTGACCGGCCTGGTGCTGGGCGCCCTGGCCTATTTCATGACCATGATCTATTGGCGCTGGTGGGTGGCGCGGCAGTGGAGACGGCGCAAGAAAAGCCGGATGTGA
- a CDS encoding PA2817 family protein, with product MSNVVADHLVLLDHLRSILVAVGEAEQVPEESHVLFLERFDELRAQLPVDPIESQYLGQDLMCQVIVRYPQIAHLVPRDLLWYFAGDCLHYMPDEEIALYQALEERRFEAEQNDEPFDWNQEKQLLAMSDQDSKH from the coding sequence GTGTCCAACGTCGTTGCCGATCACCTTGTCTTACTTGACCACTTGCGCAGCATCCTGGTCGCCGTGGGTGAGGCAGAACAGGTTCCCGAAGAAAGCCATGTCCTGTTTCTGGAGCGCTTCGACGAATTGCGCGCGCAGTTGCCCGTTGATCCGATCGAAAGCCAGTACCTGGGCCAGGACCTGATGTGTCAGGTCATTGTCCGTTATCCACAGATCGCCCACCTGGTGCCTCGTGACCTGCTGTGGTACTTCGCCGGTGACTGCCTGCATTACATGCCCGACGAAGAAATCGCCTTGTACCAGGCTCTGGAAGAACGTCGTTTCGAAGCAGAGCAAAACGACGAACCCTTCGACTGGAACCAGGAAAAGCAATTGCTGGCGATGTCGGATCAGGACAGCAAACACTGA
- a CDS encoding LysE family translocator has product MLSSYLGEFLALATVHFLAVVAPGPDFAVTIRQSVRFGRWVGICTALGIGAGISVHVIYTLLGVGALMHTFPWLLMVAKVVGGAYILYLGVSLLRSQPKSTLEGEQTNNQTTARQTPFKAFVTGFLTNATNPKATLFFLAIFTTLISTTTPLQIQALYGVWMCLVNALWFIVVALFFSSARVREVFMRLGHWFERTMGVILILFAGRLILSL; this is encoded by the coding sequence ATGCTATCGAGCTACCTTGGCGAATTCCTGGCCCTGGCCACCGTTCACTTTCTTGCGGTGGTCGCACCCGGCCCTGATTTCGCCGTGACGATCCGCCAAAGTGTTCGTTTTGGCCGCTGGGTCGGAATCTGCACAGCATTGGGCATAGGCGCCGGCATCTCGGTGCATGTGATCTACACCTTGCTGGGCGTGGGTGCGCTGATGCACACCTTCCCCTGGTTACTGATGGTCGCCAAGGTGGTGGGCGGTGCCTACATTCTTTACCTGGGTGTCAGCCTGCTGCGCAGCCAACCCAAATCCACCCTTGAAGGCGAGCAAACCAACAATCAAACCACCGCCCGGCAAACGCCATTCAAAGCGTTTGTCACCGGGTTTCTGACCAACGCGACCAACCCAAAGGCCACGCTGTTTTTCCTGGCGATCTTCACCACGCTGATCAGCACCACCACACCGCTGCAGATCCAGGCGTTGTACGGGGTCTGGATGTGCCTGGTGAATGCACTGTGGTTTATCGTCGTCGCGTTGTTTTTTTCCAGCGCCCGGGTGCGGGAAGTGTTCATGCGCTTGGGACATTGGTTCGAACGGACCATGGGCGTGATCCTGATTCTGTTTGCTGGGCGGCTGATCCTTTCCCTGTAA
- a CDS encoding type II secretion system F family protein, whose amino-acid sequence MDFLLGLFSRFTGNEEAARLLFIAVIGLSTVLAVVAMILLMLGLQDPVQRRLALIKRGYSGSTQGQEAPGNLQLLLERVGQRFAATDPTQASATLTLLTHAGYRSASAVQMYWAVRLMLPLLMLGVTLLLLPLIKVSLIVGLLVATLMAGIGWLLPALYVGKRKQARQARLRAAFPDALDLMVVCVESGLALPTTIERVAEEMSVSQVELAEELALVNAQIRAGITSTDALKQLALRTGLDDIQGLVSLLAQSIRFGTSVADTLRIYADEFRDRRTQAAEEMGAKIGTKLIFPLIFCLWPSFFLVAIGPAMIGVFRAFGNM is encoded by the coding sequence ATGGATTTTCTGCTCGGGTTGTTCAGTCGGTTTACGGGAAACGAGGAGGCGGCACGGCTGTTGTTCATCGCCGTGATCGGCCTCAGTACGGTACTGGCGGTCGTCGCCATGATCCTGCTGATGCTGGGCCTGCAGGACCCGGTGCAACGGCGCCTGGCGCTGATCAAACGGGGGTATTCCGGCAGCACGCAAGGGCAGGAGGCGCCAGGTAACCTGCAACTCTTGCTGGAACGGGTCGGCCAGCGTTTCGCAGCGACTGATCCGACCCAGGCCAGCGCCACCCTGACCCTGCTCACACACGCTGGCTACCGTTCCGCCTCGGCGGTGCAGATGTACTGGGCCGTGCGCCTGATGCTGCCGTTGCTGATGCTTGGCGTTACGTTGCTGCTACTGCCGCTGATCAAGGTGTCCTTGATTGTCGGTCTGCTGGTGGCGACTCTGATGGCGGGTATTGGATGGCTGCTGCCGGCGCTTTACGTCGGGAAGCGCAAACAGGCGCGACAAGCCCGGCTGCGGGCGGCATTTCCCGATGCGCTGGACCTGATGGTGGTGTGCGTCGAGTCAGGCCTGGCCTTGCCCACTACCATAGAACGGGTGGCTGAAGAGATGTCGGTCAGCCAGGTTGAACTGGCCGAAGAGTTGGCCTTGGTGAACGCGCAGATCCGCGCGGGTATCACCAGCACCGACGCTCTCAAGCAACTGGCCCTGCGCACCGGCCTGGATGATATCCAGGGCCTGGTCAGCCTGTTGGCCCAGAGCATCCGCTTCGGCACCAGCGTGGCCGACACCCTGCGTATCTACGCCGATGAGTTTCGTGACCGGCGCACCCAGGCGGCGGAGGAAATGGGCGCCAAAATCGGCACCAAGCTGATCTTTCCGCTGATTTTCTGCCTCTGGCCAAGCTTCTTCCTGGTCGCCATCGGCCCCGCCATGATCGGTGTGTTCAGGGCCTTTGGAAATATGTAG
- a CDS encoding ABC transporter ATP-binding protein, which produces MSSALSIRQLTKTYGNGFQALSGIDLDVAEGDFFALLGPNGAGKSTTIGILSTLVNKTSGTVNIFGHDLDREPAALKRCIGVVPQEFNFNQFEKTFDIVVTQAGYYGIPPKIANERAEKYLTQLGLWDKRDVPSRSLSGGMKRRLMIARALVHEPRLLILDEPTAGVDIELRRSMWTFLTELNQKGITIILTTHYLEEAEQLCRNIGIIDHGTIVENTSMRQLLSQLHVETFLLDLKNDLKTVPQLIGYPARLVDHHTLEVQVDKTVGITGLFSQLALQNIEVQSLRNKTNRLEELFVSLVEKNLAKVAV; this is translated from the coding sequence ATGAGTTCCGCTCTGTCCATCCGGCAGCTAACCAAAACCTACGGCAACGGTTTCCAGGCCTTGAGTGGTATCGATCTGGACGTCGCCGAAGGTGATTTTTTCGCCTTGCTCGGCCCCAATGGTGCCGGCAAGTCCACCACTATCGGCATTCTTTCCACCCTGGTGAACAAAACCAGCGGTACGGTGAATATCTTCGGTCATGATCTGGACCGTGAACCCGCGGCTCTCAAGCGCTGTATCGGCGTGGTGCCCCAGGAGTTCAATTTCAACCAGTTCGAAAAGACCTTCGACATCGTTGTGACCCAGGCCGGTTACTACGGTATCCCGCCGAAGATCGCCAATGAGCGCGCCGAGAAATATCTGACTCAATTGGGGTTGTGGGACAAGCGTGATGTGCCGTCCCGTTCGTTGTCCGGCGGCATGAAGCGGCGCCTGATGATTGCTCGTGCCCTGGTGCATGAGCCACGCCTGCTGATCCTCGACGAACCAACTGCGGGTGTCGACATCGAGCTGCGTCGTTCGATGTGGACCTTCCTGACCGAGCTGAATCAGAAAGGCATCACCATCATCCTCACCACCCATTACCTGGAAGAGGCCGAGCAGCTGTGCCGCAACATCGGCATCATCGACCACGGCACCATCGTCGAGAACACCAGCATGCGACAGTTGCTCAGCCAACTGCATGTGGAGACGTTCCTGTTGGATCTGAAGAACGATCTGAAGACCGTGCCGCAACTTATCGGTTATCCGGCCCGTCTGGTGGACCATCACACACTGGAAGTCCAGGTGGATAAAACCGTCGGCATTACCGGCTTGTTCTCCCAACTGGCGCTGCAAAACATTGAAGTGCAGAGCCTGCGCAACAAAACCAATCGCCTCGAGGAGTTGTTCGTGTCTCTGGTGGAGAAAAATCTGGCGAAGGTGGCTGTATGA
- a CDS encoding DUF3613 domain-containing protein gives MKTRQLLIVCMTCLSTTAWAIEPGPSSAAQQGTESWMQLQIRGVVASTHLQTASATERELAMQRWLNSFTYPIPEFFEQDSGGEITSSN, from the coding sequence ATGAAAACCAGACAACTGTTGATCGTGTGCATGACTTGCCTGTCCACCACCGCCTGGGCCATTGAACCTGGCCCCTCTTCGGCCGCGCAACAGGGCACGGAGAGCTGGATGCAGTTGCAGATTCGCGGGGTGGTGGCCTCAACCCACCTGCAAACCGCCTCGGCCACCGAACGCGAACTGGCCATGCAGCGCTGGCTCAATAGTTTCACTTACCCGATCCCGGAATTCTTCGAACAGGACTCGGGTGGGGAAATCACCAGCAGCAACTGA
- a CDS encoding ABC transporter permease has product MSSELRPNLIALNTIVYREVRRFMRIWPQTLLPPAITMVLYFVIFGNLIGRQIGDMGGFTYMDYIVPGLIMMSVITNSYGNVVSSFFGSKFQRSIEELMVSPVSPHTILIGYTLGGVLRGLAVGLIVTLLSLFFTDLQVHHLGVTILVVVFTATIFSLLGFINAVFARNFDDISIIPTFVLTPLTYLGGVFYSISLLPPFWQTVSLANPVLHMVNAFRYGILGVSDIRISVAITFMLVATVVLYVGCVRLLVGGRGMRT; this is encoded by the coding sequence ATGAGTTCCGAGCTGCGACCCAACCTCATTGCCCTCAACACGATCGTTTATCGCGAAGTCCGACGCTTCATGCGGATCTGGCCGCAGACCCTGCTGCCGCCGGCGATCACCATGGTTTTGTACTTCGTGATTTTCGGCAACCTGATCGGCCGGCAGATCGGCGACATGGGTGGCTTCACGTACATGGACTACATCGTGCCGGGGCTGATCATGATGTCGGTGATCACCAACTCCTACGGTAACGTGGTCTCGAGTTTCTTCGGCAGCAAGTTCCAGCGCTCGATCGAGGAACTGATGGTCTCGCCGGTTTCGCCCCATACGATCCTGATCGGCTACACCCTGGGCGGTGTATTGCGTGGGTTGGCGGTGGGCTTGATCGTGACCTTGCTGTCACTGTTCTTCACCGATCTGCAAGTGCACCATTTGGGCGTGACGATATTGGTGGTGGTGTTCACCGCCACGATCTTTTCGCTGCTGGGGTTCATCAATGCGGTGTTCGCGCGCAACTTCGATGATATTTCCATCATCCCGACGTTCGTGCTCACGCCACTGACTTACCTGGGCGGAGTGTTCTACTCGATCTCCCTGCTGCCACCGTTCTGGCAGACCGTGTCCCTGGCCAACCCGGTGCTGCACATGGTCAACGCGTTCCGCTACGGCATCCTTGGGGTGTCGGACATCCGGATCAGCGTTGCGATCACCTTCATGCTGGTGGCAACCGTGGTGCTTTATGTGGGTTGTGTGCGGCTGTTGGTCGGTGGGCGGGGGATGCGTACTTAG